The window ATGATATTATAACATGACTTTTTTCACATTGCAATACCTTTTTTAAAAATATGTGCAGATAACCATATGGAGTTTTATATGTAGTTAGTTGAAAAAGTTGCATTTAACTGCTCATCTAATGTATAATTGTTTTTAAGCTTTTACGTAGATACGTGTTAGTATAAATATATTAGGGAGGATTTTAAATGGCAGAAGTAAGAACGAGGTTTGCACCCAGTCCGACGGGATATATGCATATCGGCAATTTGAGGACGGCTCTTTATGCGTATCTCATTGCCAGAAAAAACAATGGAAAATTTATACTTCGTATTGAAGATACGGATCAAGAACGGTACGTAGAGGGGGCCGTTGACGTAATTTACAATACTTTGAAATTGGTTGGTTTACAGTATGATGAGGGGCCGGATATAGGAGGTGCTTATGGTCCTTATATTCAGAGCCAGAGAAAAAATATATATGCTGAATACGCAAAAAAATTGATTGATTTAGGTGGTGCTTATTATTGCTTTTGTTCCAAAGAACGCCTTGAGGCGTTGAGGGAAGAATGTAAGAAAAAAGGTATTCCTTTTAAATACGATGGCCATTGTAGAAACATAAGCAAAGAAGAAGCAGAAGAGAGAATAAAAAAAGGTGAACAGTATGTCATAAGACAGAAAATCCCTATGACGGGCAGAACTGGTTTCCATGATGAGGTATATGGAGACATAACTGTATCCAATGATACCCTCGATGACAACATTTTGATAAAATCGGATGGCATGCCTACATATAATTTTGCCCATGTAATAGATGACCATCTGATGGGTATTACTCATGTGGTAAGAGGTAGTGAATACCTTTCTTCAACACCTAAATATGTCCTTCTCTATAAGGCTTTTGGATGGGATATTCCCGTATATATTCATTTGCCTTTGATCGTCAGGCCTGACGGTAAAAAGTTGAGCAAAAGGGAAGGTGATGCTTCTTTTGAGGATTTTTATGAAAAAGGGTACCTTAAAGAGGCTATAATAAACTACATCGCCCTTTTGGGGTGGAGCCCCGGCACCGATGAGGAAATATTTAGCCTTAAGGAGCTGGAACAGAGGTTTTCTATAGAAGGACTTAATAAATCTCCTGCAGTTTTTGACATCAATAAATTGCGCTGGATGAATGGAGAGTATATAAGGCGAATGAGCCTTGAGCAGTTTAATGAGGCCGCGATGCCCTATTATAAAAAAGTGATCAAAAGGCAGAATATTGACTTTATGAAGCTGAGCAGCCTTTTGCATACGCGAACAGAGGTGTTGAGTGAGATACCTGAGAATATAGATTTTATTGAAGAATTGCCTGATTATGATGTGAATATGTACGTCCATAAAAAGATGAGGACAGATCTTAAAAATTCACTGGAGCACCTTAAAAAAGCTTATGAAGTATTGCAGGATGTCCAAGAATGGGATGATGAGCATATTCACGATGCGTTATTTAAGCTTATTCAGGAGCTGGGCGTAAAAAATGGACAGGTTTTATGGCCTATCAGAACAGCTGTTTCAGGTAAGCAATTTACACCGGGCGGTGCCATTGAACTGAGCAGCCTTTTAGGTAAAGAGGAAACTCTTAGGCGGATCAAAATCGGTATCGATAAGCTATCAAATGTTTAAAAAATACAGGATAAGGCCTGTAAGCCCTATCCTGTATTTTTTGAGTAATAAGCTACCCCCCAGATTGGTTCATATTTTAAAAAGGGAAAAGTGAATTTATAACAATATCATCTTGACTTGTTATGATAAAGTATCATACAATCAATCAGGGGGAGATTTTATGTACATAATAGCGCTGGATGAAGGTACTACCAGTGTACGTGCAATTTTATATGACGGTACAGGGAAAGCGATAGTTAGTTCATCTAAGCCTATAAAGATAAAAACTCCACGGCCGGGCTGGGTACAGCAGGACGCGGAAGAGATATATGGTAAGGCGGTAGATGTATTAAAAGAACTTATAAATAAAGCAGGTGTTGCAGCCAGAGATATTGCAGCTATAGGTATTGCCAATCAACGAGAAACCGTTGTAGTATGGGATAGAAAGACGGGTATGCCTGTTTATGATGCTATAGTATGGCAGTGCCGTAGGACGGCGGATATTTGTGAAAAAATAAAAGCAGAAGGTATGGCGGAAGAAATTTTTAATAAAACAGGCCTGGAAGTTGATGCTTACTTTTCTGCAACAAAAATAAAGTGGATTTTAGAGAATGTTCCTGGGGCTCTCTATAAAGCCCTAAATGGACAGCTGATTGCAGGGACTATAGATTCATATCTTATTTGGAAGCTAACAGAAGAGCATAAGCATGTTACCGATCCCACCAATGCATCTCGGACGATGTTATTTAATATAAAAGAGCTAAAATGGGATAAGGATTTAATTAGGTATTTTGATATCCCAATTGATATGTTGCCAGAAGTGGTGGATTCGTCATCAAAGGTGGGCTATACCAGTGTACTGGGTGATCCTGTGCTAATAGGCGGGATTATAGGTGACCAGCAGGCATCGCTGTTTGGCCAGTGCTGCTTTGATATTGGAGAAGCTAAAAACACCTATGGGACGGGTAGTTTCATGCTTATTAATACCGGGGATTATATCAAAGCTCCTTCAGGGCTTTTGAATACCGTAGGCTGGACTATAAGGGGAAAGGCAACTTACGCCATAGAAGGAAGCATATTTATAAGTGGAGCGCTGATTCAATGGCTGAGGGACCAGATGGGCATATTAAAGACTGCTCAGGAGTCTGAAGAACTGGCTTTGCAGGTCAGTGACAACGGGGGTATTTATATAGTTCCAGCTTTTACAGGTTTGGGTGCTCCTTACTGGGATATGTACGCAAGGGGCCTTATAATAGGTATTACTAGAGGAACCACAAAGGCCCATATAGCTAGGGCAGCGTTGGAAGCCATGGCGTATCAGGTGTATGACATATTTGACATGGTTGAAAATAATTCAGGCTTTGCGATAAAGTCACTAAAGGTGGATGGAGGTGCCAGTTCTAATAATTTTCTTATGCAATTTCAGGCAAATATATTGGGCGTAGACGTAATAAGGCCCGAAGACCTTGAGACAACTGCACGAGGTGCTGCATATATGTCAGGTTTAACAGCTGGTGTCTGGGATATGGAAATATTAAAAAAATTAAACAAAGAAGATAGGGTATTTAAACCTGACATAGATTTTGATAGGGCGAGAGCCATTAAAGGATGGAGAAGGGCTGTAGAAAGGTCCAAAAGCTGGGCAATATAATATAGGAATAGAGGTGTTTTCATGTACGACGTTGCTATAATTGGCGGTGGTATAACGGGTTGCGCTATTGCCCGGGAATTATCTAAGTACGATGTGTCTGTCGTATTAATAGAGAAGGAGGAAGATGTGGCGGCTGGAGGTGCCACTAAGGCTAATAGTGCTATAATACATGCAGGGTATGATCCTATACCGGGCACATTAAAAGCGCGATTGAACGTATTAGGGAATGCCATGTACGGCGAATTAACTGAAAAACTGGATATACCTTTTAAGAGGATTGGTTCTCTGGTTTTGGCTTTTAACAGTGAAGAGCGAATGATGTTAAACGAGCTCTATAGAAGAGGGCAGGAAAATGGTGTTCCTGGGCTGAAGATTATAGAAAGCCATGAGCTGAAAGAAATGGAGCCTAATGTTAGCGATGATGCAGTTGCTGCACTTTATTCTCCTACAGCAGGGATAATATGTCCGTACGAAGCTGCCATAGCCTTTTACGAGAATGCCAGAGAGAATGGTGTAGACTTTGTATTTGATAGTGAAGTTGTATCAATTAAGAAAGAGGACTGCTTTATAGTCGAAACTACATCAGGTACTATAAAGGCCCTTTACGTCGTAAATGCTGCAGGAGTTTACGCTGATGAAATAAGCAAGATGGCGGGTGCTGAAGAATTTAAAATAGTACCTCGAAGGGGAGAGTATGTGCTATTAGACAAATCTCAGGGGAACATTGTGAACCATGTGATATTTCAGACGCCGACAAGGTATGGCAAAGGTATATTGGTAAGTCCTACTGTCGATGGTAACCTTATAGTAGGTCCTAACGCTGTTGATATTGGCAACAAAGACGATAATATAACCACTCAGAAGGGATTGGACGAAGTTGTAGAAGGAGCCAGAAAAAGTGTTCCGGGCTTTGATCTTAGGGATAGGATCACCAACTTTGCCGGCATAAGGGCGGTGCCTTTAAGCGGAGATTTTTATAATAGGGCATTCATCTAAGATATACGGTTTTATCAATGTGGCGGGTATAGAGTCTCCAGGTCTTACGGCAGCTCCGGCTATTGCCGTGGAGGTGCGGGAAATTTTAAGTAAAGCAGGGCTAAAATTGGTGAAAAAAGATGATTTTATTGATACTCGCACTGTAGTACGGTTTAGAGATCTAAATTTCCAGGAACGCGCTGAGCTGATTGAAAAGGACCCGCGATATGGTAAGATTATATGTAGATGTGAAACCGTAACTGAAGGGGAGATTGTTGATGCAATAAAGAGAGGGGCAAGGAGCGTGGATGCCGTCAAGAGAAGGACCAGGGCCGGCATGGGCAGGTGTCAAGGTGGTTTTTGTTCACCGAGGGTTGCGGAGATCTTATCAAAAGAACTTCATATACCCATGGATAAAGTGACGAAAAGCGGCGATGGTTCTTATATGCTCGTCGGCAGAATAAAAGAGACCTTAAGAGGTGAGGAGAATGCTTAAGTACGATGTGGTAATAGTTGGAGGTGGCCCTGCGGGATTGGGTGCTGCAATAGAAGCCTGTGATGCCGGTTCTAAAGTTTTAATATTAGAAAGAGACGATGAACTGGGAGGAATCCTCAGGCAGTGTATTCATAATGGCTTTGGTTTGCACGAGTTTAAGGAAGAATTGACAGGTCCTGAATATGCCAATAGGTTTATAGAACAGGTAAAGGCCAGGGATATTGATGTAAAGCTCAATACCATGGTTCTCGATATAACCCCTGAGAGAACTGTTTACGCTGTAAACAGTAAAGATGGCGTGATGTCCATAAAGGCAGGTTCTATAGTGCTGGCAATGGGATGTAGGGAGAGAACCAGGGGGGCTATAGGCATTCCTGGTGCAAGACCTGCTGGGGTTTATACCGCGGGAACAGCTCAGAGGTTTATTAACATAGAAGGGTATATGCCGGGCAGAGAAGTGGTTATATTAGGCTCTGGCGATATCGGCCTTATTATGGCAAGACGCTTAACCTTAGAAGGGGCAATTGTAAAATGTGTTCTGGAAATTATGCCTTATTCTACAGGGTTGACCAGAAATATCGTACAGTGTCTGAACGATTTTGATATACCTTTACTGCTAAATCACACGGTTATAGAGGTACATGGGAAAAAGAGGGTAGAAGGTGTAACTATAGCTAGAGTAGATGAAAGAAGAATGCCTGTTCACGGTACCGAAAAGTATATAAGCTGTGATACTTTGCTGCTGTCCGTAGGTTTGATTCCTGAGAATGAGCTTTCTAAGAAAGCATCAGTTGTGTTGGATAGAGTAACTGGTGGTGCAGTTGTAGATGAATATATGCACACATCCATTGATGGTATATTCGCATGTGGCAACGTATTGCAAGTTCACGACCTGGTAGACAACGTGACGAAGGAGAGTAGAATAGCAGGCAAAAGTGCTGCTCTATATGCCCAGGGTAAACTTAGAAGAGCCGAGGAGTACATCTATACACGAGCTGGAAATGGTATAAGGTATGTAGTACCTCAGAAAATAACAGCAGATGGCAGAGATGATATAACCTTGAATATGAGGGTAACAGATATCTTTGAAAATACGTACATTGTGTTGAAAAACGATGACAAAACTGTAAAGCGTTTTAAAAGGGACTATTTGACTCCTGGTGAGATGCAGGTTTTGAAGGTTAAGCGTTCAGATCTAGAAGGGATTAAGGGGCAGTTGATTGTGGAGGTTGAGCGATAATGGAAAAGACTTTAATTTGCATAGGATGTCCGCAGGGTTGCCGTCTTAATGTCACTGTTGATGGGGATAACGTTGATGTAAGAGGCTATAAATGTAAAAGAGGACTAGACTATGCCAGGCAAGAAGCTATCCATCCTGTGAGGACGCTTACCACGACGGTTTTGGTAGAGGGTAGAAAAAGACCTCTTCCGGTAAGGACGAGAGAACCCATCCCTAAAGAGTTGCTGTTTAAAGCAATGAAGCAATTAGCTACCATTAAGGTAAAGCCACCGGTGAAAATAGGGGATGTTGTCTTAAGGGATATCCTTGGAACAGGTGTGGATGTGATTGCCACAGATAATATGTACTAAATTAATAAAAGATATGATATAATATAGACAATCTAGTTAAGAGAGGGATAAATATGGTAAATATTGTACTTGTGTCGCATAGTAAAAAGATGGCCGAGGGCTTGCAGGATTTACTTTATGATATGGTAAAGGATTCAGTGAGAGTGGTCGCCGTGGGAGGTCTAGAGGGCGATTCTCTTGGCACCGATGCGGGAAGGATACTTAATGCGATTGAAGAAGTCTATACAGATGACGGGGTTGTAGTTATAACGGATCTCGGGAGCGCGGTTGTAAGTGCACAGATGGCGATAAACATGATAGAAGATGAGAAAAAACGAAATAATGTCAGGATTGCGGATTGCCCGTTTTTGGAAGGTGCTGTGGCGGCGGTGCTAGAGGCATCAATAAGAGGAAAAATTGAAGATGTTTTAAATGCTGCACAACAGGCGAGAGATTATGGAAAAATCGTGTGAGTAAATCTTGACATTTTATTTTTTTTATGCTATTTTCATAATGGGTTTTGTTATCCAATATATAATTATATAGTTATATATTTATATGTTGGATAATACAGATATAAGGGGAGGTAATAAAAATTGTAAAGGGGGATGTTTATGTATTGGGTAGTTTTGATAGTTGTCGGCCTTATTGTAAGCCTGTTGTTTAATCCTATATTTTTTAAAGGGAAAACTTTTAAGTACGGTGGGTATTGGTCAGTACTTATAGCATCGCTTTTAGGTGCTTGGGTAGGAGATGCAGTTTTGGGCAATTGGGGTTGGATGTTGGCATCATATAATGTTATCGCAGGACTCATAGGATCTGTTGTATTTAATTTTGTGTGGGATTTAATAGCTCAGGATAAATCATCAGAATCTACGTCTACAAAGGCATAGATTAGATTACAGGATTAGATTTAATGCCTCCCCTTAATCTGCTTTTTGATAACTATTTTATGGACAGGTTTATTTACGAATGCAAATGGAGGAAGGATTATGCCAGATATCCAGGAATTGAAGGTGAAGTTGTTTAAGGGCTTTTCAGATTATACGAGGCTTTCTATTGTTGAAGCTTTAAAAAAGCGGGAAAAAACCGTTTCTGAATTAGTGGAGGAAATCGGAAGTACTCAGGCAAACATATCAGGGCACTTGAGGTGCTTGAAGGAATGGGGAATTCTTGGCAGCAGACAGGAAGGGAGAAATATCTATTATTTTATCCAGGATAAAAAGATACTGGATATCCTGAAAACCGCCGATGCGGTCATAGCAAATTTTATAGAGAGTCTATATAAAAATTCTAAAGTTCAACCCAGTTTATAAATACTTTTAGGAGGGGTTTCTATGAAGCCATTAAAGCAATATTTACAAGAGGCAGCTGTAAGCGGACTGATAAGTTATCTTGAGAGAAATCCTGAAAAAAATCTTGCCAATATCATGGCGTTTGGTGAGCGTTTGGCCATAAATCCCAACCACAAACAACTGGCCAGGAGCGTAGAGAAATATGTGCTGGATAAAAACAGTAACTGGCACAAGTTTACCATGAGCATATTTAAAGATATTCATCCCAATGTGATAAAAAGGATGGGTATTAATTTCTTTGTCAATGCTACTCTATACGGTGTTCCAAAACAGCAGGAAGCTGAAAAAGAGCTAGGCGTAGGTGTGCCATGGGCGATTTTGATGGATCCAACAGAAGCGTGCAATTTAAGGTGTAAAGGCTGCTGGGCAGGGGATTATGCGAGAGCGCACCAGTTGAGTTTTGAACTTATGGATAGAATATGCACGGAGGCCAAAGAGTTAGGCATATACTTTATTGTACTTTCAGGCGGGGAGCCCACGGTAAGAAAAGACGATATATTTAAATTAGCAGAAAAACACAATGACATGGTATTTCATCTCTTTTCAAATGGTACGTTGATCGATGAGGATTTTGCAGATCGAATGGTTAAATTAGGGAATGTGACTGTTGCGGTAAGCATAGATGGCTTAGAAGAATCTACAGATTACAGGCGCGGCAAAGGAGTTTTCCAGAAAGTCATGAGGGCCATGGATGTAATGAGGGAAAAAGGTGCAGTATTTGGTTTTTCTACTACATACACGAGGCTTAACACAGAGGAAGTGGGAAGTGACGAATTTATAGATCTCATGATAGAAAAAGGTGCAAAGTTTGGGTGGTATTTCACGTATATTCCTGTCGGCGCCGAATCCGATCTGGAATTTATGGCGACACCAGAGCAGAGGAAGTACATGTACGAAAGGGTTAATCAGATAAGGGCGACAAAGCCTTTGTTCGTAGTGGATTTCTGGAATGACGGTGAAGCCAGCAGCGGTTGCATAGCGGGTGGAAGAAGATATTTCCACATAAATGCCATGGGCGATATAGAACCGTGTGCCTTTATACACTATGCCAATGACAATATAAAGGATATGAGCTTGAAAGAAGCTTTGAAGACGCCTATATTTAGAGCTTATCAGAAGCGGCAGCCATTTAATACAAATATGTTAAGGCCATGTCCTTTAATAGATAATCCCGAGATGCTGAGGGATATTGTCATTGAGTCTGGAGCTCATAATACACAGGAGCACGACGATACAGATATCAGGGTTTTAGCAGATAAATTAAAGGATTATTCTGAGGCATGGGGCAAGGTTTCGGATGAGATCTGGGAGGAGAAGGAAAAATCAAAGAGTAATGCTAGTTAAAAGAGATACTCCTAGTAGAAACGTTATAAAAGATGTTAGAGAAAAAAGGGCCACTTTATAGGTGGCTCTTTTCATTTTAAGAAAATTTATTGCCTTCTTTTAGTTCTTTTACCGGAACATTGATGTTTTTATTATTTTCCAGCACATTGATGTCTGCTGTCTCATCATCAGGGTGTAGACCTGTAATCCATACTGATTTTCCATTGTATAAGACTTCATAGGTTTCTTTAGAATTTACTATGTCAACCGCTCTTTTGAAATCCATGTGGATACTCCTTTCGTTTACAGGATAGTCCTCATATGATTTATTATATACCTTTGAACCATAAATTACTCTAAACAATATAGCCACAAGCAAAAATATTTTTGCACTATAATACATTATATAATAACATTATATAATATATAAGTAATTTGTTATGTAAGGAGTGGTTGTATGCCGCAGATTGGTTTTAAAAGAAATGAAGTTGACGGCGTGGTCTTTTATACTATACCCTCTTTTGAAAAGGAGGGAATAAAGCACCTGTTTACTACCAGGATTGGAGGTGTAAGCAAGGGGTGCTATGAGTCTTTAAATTTGAGCCTCAATAGATACGATAGAAAAGAAGAAATATATCAAAATTTTCATAGAATATGTGATGTAGGTGGATTTGATTATGATGCTCTTGTTCTCTCTGATCAGGTGCACGGCGATAGGATTGTAAAAGTTGGTGTGGAGGATAAAGGAAAAGGGCTGTCAAGGGAAAGTGATATTACCAACGCTGATGGGCTTATGACTTGCGATAAAGGGGTCACCCTTGTAACCTTTTATGCGGATTGTGTTCCGTTGTTTTTTTATGATAGAGTCAATAAGGCTATAGCTTTATCTCATTCGGGCTGGAAAGGAACGGCTTTGCGGATTGCCCAGAAAACGCTGGCTGCTATGGGAAAGGAATATGGAACAAAGCCAGAGGATTGTATTGTAGCTATTGGGCCTTCCATAGGTGTATGTTGCTATGAGGTGGGAGATGATGTGATTCGACAGTTTCAGGATATAGAAACTCCTACCCCTGTATTTCAATCTAAGGGAAATGGAAAGTGGATGCTAGACTTGCAGAAGATTAATTATTACCTTTTTATTGAGGCAGGAGTACCTGATGAAAATATTACAATAAGCGGGATATGTACCAGCTGTAACCACGACTTTTATTCTTACAGGAGGGATAGAGGTATCACTGGTAGCATGGCTGCTTTCATGCAACTATAAGGCTTGAGGATGTGAATTTTTATGCTATTTTTTATAAATATGAAGATACTAAATAATGATTTGAGTGCAAAAACAGCGATGGTTGTATGACAACACAAAATAAGTGATGAGTAAAAGTTTTTGCTAAAACACCGAATTAGTGGAGGTATTTCAATGTGGATATGGAATATCATATGGTTAATATTTATCTTGTACACGTTTATGCCGCTTTTAAAGCAGAGGAATATAGAGATAAAGCGTTATAAAATGATACAGGATATTGAAAAGAAAAGGGGTACCAGGGTCATTGTGATGATACATCGCCAGGAAATGCTGAGCATATTGGGTTTGCCGTTGAGCAGATATATCAATATAGAGGACTCCGAACAGGTGTTAAGGGCGATTCGGTTTACTCCTGACGATATGCCTATTGATCTTATACTGCATACACCTGGGGGGTTGGTACTGGCGGCGGAACAGATTGCTCATGCGATTATGAAGCATAGAGGTAAGGTTACTGTTATGGTACCTCATTATGCTATGTCAGGAGGAACGTTATTGGCCCTGGCTGCTGATGAAATAATGATGGATGAAAACGCGGTTTTGGGTCCTGTAGACCCGCAGTTAGGAAATTATCCCGCTGTTTCACTTAAACGGGTATTGAAAGAAAAACCTATTGAAAAAATAGATGATGAGACCTTGATTATGGCTGATATGGCAGAAAAAGCTATAGTACAGGTCAGGGATAGCCTATTCAGGATATTATCCAAGCGATTTGATGAGGATAAATCTCGTGAACTTGCTGATATATTTACACAGGGACGCTGGACCCATGACTATCCCATATCCTGTGAGCAACTGCGAAGTATGGGTCTTCAAGTATCCAATGATCTGCCTCAAGAGGTATACAGACTTATGGAACTCTACCCGCAACCTGTTCAGAGGAGGCCATCGGTTCAGTACGTTCCATTGCCTTATAGGAAAAGGCGCGATGAATAATCAAGTAAGGAGGCTATTTACTATAAACTCTACCAGTGAAAATCCCGATACTATCAGCCATGATATAAAGTCCAGAGGTACGGTTTTAAATATGGCAGATAAAAACGGTATATATATGACGATGAGCGTCAGTATAAAGGATGACAATGTAGCCAGTATAAGGTACGGATTTGTAAAAAAACCTGTTTCAAAGATGCTTTTGTGTTCTGAGCGGCTTTCGAAGGAATAGATGAGTTCGGATATTATCATGGTGACAAATGCTACCGTTCGGCTTTTTACAAGATCGCCATTGGAAAGAAACATCATAACGGTGAAAGCCGCCAATGAACTGGCACCTATTAATAACCCAGATAGTAGTATTTGAATACCTAATCCTCCTGAAAAAATTCCTTCTTTAGACTTGCGAGGTGGACGTTCCATGATATTGCCATCCGGTGGGTCTATGCCCAGCGCCAGTGCGGGCAGGCCATCTGTAACCAGGTTTATCCATAATATCTGGATTGGTATTAGGGGTACAGGTTGACCTAAAAATGTGGCTACTGCCATTGTCAGTATTTCGCCGAAATTGCATGAAAGTAGATATCTTATGAATTTTCTTATATTGTCATATATAATCCTTCCCTCTTCTACAGCGGCCACTATGGTGGCAAAATTATCATCCAGGAGGATCATGGAGGATGCTTCTTTAGCCACATCGGTTCCCGATTTTCCCATAGCTATTCCTATA of the Caldanaerobius fijiensis DSM 17918 genome contains:
- the gltX gene encoding glutamate--tRNA ligase, with product MAEVRTRFAPSPTGYMHIGNLRTALYAYLIARKNNGKFILRIEDTDQERYVEGAVDVIYNTLKLVGLQYDEGPDIGGAYGPYIQSQRKNIYAEYAKKLIDLGGAYYCFCSKERLEALREECKKKGIPFKYDGHCRNISKEEAEERIKKGEQYVIRQKIPMTGRTGFHDEVYGDITVSNDTLDDNILIKSDGMPTYNFAHVIDDHLMGITHVVRGSEYLSSTPKYVLLYKAFGWDIPVYIHLPLIVRPDGKKLSKREGDASFEDFYEKGYLKEAIINYIALLGWSPGTDEEIFSLKELEQRFSIEGLNKSPAVFDINKLRWMNGEYIRRMSLEQFNEAAMPYYKKVIKRQNIDFMKLSSLLHTRTEVLSEIPENIDFIEELPDYDVNMYVHKKMRTDLKNSLEHLKKAYEVLQDVQEWDDEHIHDALFKLIQELGVKNGQVLWPIRTAVSGKQFTPGGAIELSSLLGKEETLRRIKIGIDKLSNV
- the glpK gene encoding glycerol kinase GlpK; translation: MYIIALDEGTTSVRAILYDGTGKAIVSSSKPIKIKTPRPGWVQQDAEEIYGKAVDVLKELINKAGVAARDIAAIGIANQRETVVVWDRKTGMPVYDAIVWQCRRTADICEKIKAEGMAEEIFNKTGLEVDAYFSATKIKWILENVPGALYKALNGQLIAGTIDSYLIWKLTEEHKHVTDPTNASRTMLFNIKELKWDKDLIRYFDIPIDMLPEVVDSSSKVGYTSVLGDPVLIGGIIGDQQASLFGQCCFDIGEAKNTYGTGSFMLINTGDYIKAPSGLLNTVGWTIRGKATYAIEGSIFISGALIQWLRDQMGILKTAQESEELALQVSDNGGIYIVPAFTGLGAPYWDMYARGLIIGITRGTTKAHIARAALEAMAYQVYDIFDMVENNSGFAIKSLKVDGGASSNNFLMQFQANILGVDVIRPEDLETTARGAAYMSGLTAGVWDMEILKKLNKEDRVFKPDIDFDRARAIKGWRRAVERSKSWAI
- a CDS encoding NAD(P)/FAD-dependent oxidoreductase → MYDVAIIGGGITGCAIARELSKYDVSVVLIEKEEDVAAGGATKANSAIIHAGYDPIPGTLKARLNVLGNAMYGELTEKLDIPFKRIGSLVLAFNSEERMMLNELYRRGQENGVPGLKIIESHELKEMEPNVSDDAVAALYSPTAGIICPYEAAIAFYENARENGVDFVFDSEVVSIKKEDCFIVETTSGTIKALYVVNAAGVYADEISKMAGAEEFKIVPRRGEYVLLDKSQGNIVNHVIFQTPTRYGKGILVSPTVDGNLIVGPNAVDIGNKDDNITTQKGLDEVVEGARKSVPGFDLRDRITNFAGIRAVPLSGDFYNRAFI
- a CDS encoding (2Fe-2S)-binding protein, which codes for MAGIESPGLTAAPAIAVEVREILSKAGLKLVKKDDFIDTRTVVRFRDLNFQERAELIEKDPRYGKIICRCETVTEGEIVDAIKRGARSVDAVKRRTRAGMGRCQGGFCSPRVAEILSKELHIPMDKVTKSGDGSYMLVGRIKETLRGEENA
- a CDS encoding NAD(P)/FAD-dependent oxidoreductase translates to MLKYDVVIVGGGPAGLGAAIEACDAGSKVLILERDDELGGILRQCIHNGFGLHEFKEELTGPEYANRFIEQVKARDIDVKLNTMVLDITPERTVYAVNSKDGVMSIKAGSIVLAMGCRERTRGAIGIPGARPAGVYTAGTAQRFINIEGYMPGREVVILGSGDIGLIMARRLTLEGAIVKCVLEIMPYSTGLTRNIVQCLNDFDIPLLLNHTVIEVHGKKRVEGVTIARVDERRMPVHGTEKYISCDTLLLSVGLIPENELSKKASVVLDRVTGGAVVDEYMHTSIDGIFACGNVLQVHDLVDNVTKESRIAGKSAALYAQGKLRRAEEYIYTRAGNGIRYVVPQKITADGRDDITLNMRVTDIFENTYIVLKNDDKTVKRFKRDYLTPGEMQVLKVKRSDLEGIKGQLIVEVER
- a CDS encoding DUF1667 domain-containing protein gives rise to the protein MEKTLICIGCPQGCRLNVTVDGDNVDVRGYKCKRGLDYARQEAIHPVRTLTTTVLVEGRKRPLPVRTREPIPKELLFKAMKQLATIKVKPPVKIGDVVLRDILGTGVDVIATDNMY
- the dhaM gene encoding dihydroxyacetone kinase phosphoryl donor subunit DhaM, with translation MVNIVLVSHSKKMAEGLQDLLYDMVKDSVRVVAVGGLEGDSLGTDAGRILNAIEEVYTDDGVVVITDLGSAVVSAQMAINMIEDEKKRNNVRIADCPFLEGAVAAVLEASIRGKIEDVLNAAQQARDYGKIV
- a CDS encoding ArsR/SmtB family transcription factor; this encodes MPDIQELKVKLFKGFSDYTRLSIVEALKKREKTVSELVEEIGSTQANISGHLRCLKEWGILGSRQEGRNIYYFIQDKKILDILKTADAVIANFIESLYKNSKVQPSL
- a CDS encoding radical SAM protein; this encodes MKPLKQYLQEAAVSGLISYLERNPEKNLANIMAFGERLAINPNHKQLARSVEKYVLDKNSNWHKFTMSIFKDIHPNVIKRMGINFFVNATLYGVPKQQEAEKELGVGVPWAILMDPTEACNLRCKGCWAGDYARAHQLSFELMDRICTEAKELGIYFIVLSGGEPTVRKDDIFKLAEKHNDMVFHLFSNGTLIDEDFADRMVKLGNVTVAVSIDGLEESTDYRRGKGVFQKVMRAMDVMREKGAVFGFSTTYTRLNTEEVGSDEFIDLMIEKGAKFGWYFTYIPVGAESDLEFMATPEQRKYMYERVNQIRATKPLFVVDFWNDGEASSGCIAGGRRYFHINAMGDIEPCAFIHYANDNIKDMSLKEALKTPIFRAYQKRQPFNTNMLRPCPLIDNPEMLRDIVIESGAHNTQEHDDTDIRVLADKLKDYSEAWGKVSDEIWEEKEKSKSNAS
- a CDS encoding H-type small acid-soluble spore protein → MDFKRAVDIVNSKETYEVLYNGKSVWITGLHPDDETADINVLENNKNINVPVKELKEGNKFS
- the pgeF gene encoding peptidoglycan editing factor PgeF, whose product is MPQIGFKRNEVDGVVFYTIPSFEKEGIKHLFTTRIGGVSKGCYESLNLSLNRYDRKEEIYQNFHRICDVGGFDYDALVLSDQVHGDRIVKVGVEDKGKGLSRESDITNADGLMTCDKGVTLVTFYADCVPLFFYDRVNKAIALSHSGWKGTALRIAQKTLAAMGKEYGTKPEDCIVAIGPSIGVCCYEVGDDVIRQFQDIETPTPVFQSKGNGKWMLDLQKINYYLFIEAGVPDENITISGICTSCNHDFYSYRRDRGITGSMAAFMQL
- a CDS encoding SDH family Clp fold serine proteinase yields the protein MWIWNIIWLIFILYTFMPLLKQRNIEIKRYKMIQDIEKKRGTRVIVMIHRQEMLSILGLPLSRYINIEDSEQVLRAIRFTPDDMPIDLILHTPGGLVLAAEQIAHAIMKHRGKVTVMVPHYAMSGGTLLALAADEIMMDENAVLGPVDPQLGNYPAVSLKRVLKEKPIEKIDDETLIMADMAEKAIVQVRDSLFRILSKRFDEDKSRELADIFTQGRWTHDYPISCEQLRSMGLQVSNDLPQEVYRLMELYPQPVQRRPSVQYVPLPYRKRRDE